In Schaalia sp. JY-X169, the following are encoded in one genomic region:
- a CDS encoding cell wall metabolism sensor histidine kinase WalK — protein sequence MQSQSMAMLIALGVGLALACLVLLILVNRGRLTSRSAPRPVDELDPTTEALLESIPMPAVVFGESLRQTYVNPAFVSSEDLVRRVRRQEWFQRALMTALLSGEATSRPASAEYPEDIYVMALPGKKTVAIVIDQTERYRTAAMREDFIANASHELNTPAAAISLLAEAIVKTAKKGSTTEVFSKSLVEEADRLTSLTRDIVRLSEVQEVSSSTDDDRNLQVFDAAQSVEYVVASHLSLADQVGVQIEYLQPISPGPFLVQGNKQWFEVAVGNLVENAIQYSPAGAPISVSVDVADGLVSVHVADQGPGVAHELQEQIFQRFYRLDSARTRKAGGTGLGLSIVRNTARHMGGDATVVSQPGEGATFTLSVPATAEPLT from the coding sequence ATGCAATCGCAGTCGATGGCGATGCTCATCGCCTTGGGGGTAGGCCTGGCACTGGCCTGTCTGGTGCTCCTCATACTAGTTAACAGGGGAAGGTTGACGTCCCGGTCCGCCCCGCGACCGGTCGATGAGTTGGATCCCACCACGGAGGCTCTCTTAGAGTCGATCCCGATGCCTGCAGTAGTCTTCGGCGAATCTCTGCGACAAACCTACGTGAATCCAGCTTTTGTGAGCAGTGAGGACCTGGTGCGGCGCGTTAGGCGTCAAGAGTGGTTCCAACGCGCTCTGATGACCGCGCTCCTGAGCGGGGAGGCCACGTCCCGACCCGCAAGTGCTGAGTATCCCGAGGACATTTACGTCATGGCGCTTCCAGGCAAGAAGACTGTCGCCATCGTCATTGACCAAACTGAGCGTTACAGAACAGCTGCGATGCGGGAGGATTTCATCGCAAATGCCAGCCACGAGCTCAACACTCCCGCGGCCGCCATCTCTCTCTTGGCCGAGGCGATTGTCAAGACTGCGAAGAAGGGCAGTACCACCGAAGTCTTCTCCAAGTCACTGGTTGAAGAGGCGGACAGGCTTACGTCACTGACCAGGGACATTGTCAGGCTCTCGGAGGTTCAAGAAGTCTCTTCGTCAACCGATGACGACCGCAACCTGCAGGTCTTCGATGCGGCACAGTCGGTCGAGTACGTGGTGGCCTCTCACCTTTCTCTAGCTGACCAGGTTGGAGTACAGATCGAGTATCTTCAGCCGATCTCTCCGGGTCCCTTCCTTGTCCAAGGCAACAAGCAGTGGTTTGAGGTTGCCGTTGGAAACCTGGTGGAGAACGCTATTCAGTACTCTCCGGCTGGCGCACCCATAAGTGTTTCGGTGGATGTGGCAGACGGCCTCGTCTCCGTTCATGTGGCAGACCAGGGTCCCGGCGTGGCTCATGAGTTGCAGGAGCAGATCTTCCAGCGTTTCTACCGGCTTGACTCCGCACGCACTCGCAAAGCAGGCGGAACGGGGCTGGGGCTTTCCATTGTTCGCAACACTGCACGCCACATGGGGGGCGATGCAACAGTTGTTTCCCAACCTGGGGAAGGGGCGACCTTTACCCTGTCGGTTCCAGCTACCGCAGAGCCGCTGACATGA
- a CDS encoding response regulator, whose translation MRKRLLLVEDEPAIALPLAFLLEEEGFKVKTVGDGVAALKEFARKEPDLILLDVMLPEMSGVEVCQRIRLTSEVPIIMLTARAAEVDKVVGLEVGADDYVTKPYSSRELIARIRSVMRRSKSSVVDAITDEDEVLTVGAVSIDSGRHLVKVNGDEVDLPLKEFQLLRELMANAGRVVTRAHLLDQVWGADFFGDQRTLDVHVKRLRSRISPGDVERRLITTIRGVGYRFEDVDDTRMKSREGAGQ comes from the coding sequence GTGAGAAAACGCTTACTACTTGTTGAAGATGAGCCGGCAATCGCCCTGCCGCTCGCTTTTCTCCTTGAGGAGGAAGGATTCAAAGTCAAGACGGTCGGTGACGGGGTCGCTGCGCTCAAAGAGTTTGCTCGCAAGGAGCCGGACCTCATCCTTCTTGATGTCATGCTGCCCGAAATGTCGGGCGTAGAGGTGTGTCAGCGGATTCGTCTCACCTCAGAAGTACCCATCATCATGCTTACCGCGCGGGCCGCTGAGGTAGATAAGGTTGTCGGCCTTGAAGTTGGTGCGGACGACTACGTGACCAAGCCGTATTCATCACGGGAGCTCATCGCCAGGATCCGTTCCGTGATGCGCCGCTCGAAATCTTCGGTTGTGGACGCGATTACCGACGAGGACGAGGTGCTGACGGTGGGTGCTGTATCAATTGACTCGGGACGTCACCTGGTGAAGGTTAACGGGGACGAGGTTGACCTTCCACTTAAGGAGTTCCAGCTCTTGCGAGAACTGATGGCCAATGCGGGCCGCGTTGTCACCCGGGCGCACCTTCTTGACCAGGTGTGGGGGGCGGACTTCTTTGGTGATCAGCGCACGCTTGACGTACATGTCAAGCGCCTCCGCTCCCGCATAAGTCCAGGGGATGTTGAGCGTCGTCTCATCACGACAATCCGCGGTGTTGGGTATCGTTTTGAGGACGTGGATGATACGCGGATGAAGAGCCGGGAAGGCGCAGGACAATGA